In a genomic window of Pangasianodon hypophthalmus isolate fPanHyp1 chromosome 19, fPanHyp1.pri, whole genome shotgun sequence:
- the ccr6a gene encoding C-C chemokine receptor type 6a translates to MNMTGEYDSYDSMESPCEMNSNSVNLHVKYYLQVYVHSLICIVGFIGNVLVILTYAFYKRTKSMTDVYLLNVAIADVLFVVALPLIIFSEQSGWALGDWSCKLLRGVYSINLYSGTLLLACISLDRYLAIVQARRSFRFRSSMMVYSYVICSVVWLLALLLTLPTFIYYERYKLSETFNTTFLEYTEISDGTYLTEEPWTSTSSLPLNLQEEKHVCFFRFKDNNTAKQVKVLAPSAQVAIGFCLPLLIMGFCYSSVVFTLLRAKNFQRHKAVRVVLTVVLVFVICHLPYNAALLYDIIYMFSSTECSDYNNTHLLLTLTESLAYLHCCLNPLLYAFIGVKFRNHFRKVVEDLWCLGKSYIGARRTSRITSEAYLSSRRSVDSSGNENGTSFTM, encoded by the coding sequence ATGAATATGACTGGGGAATATGACAGCTATGACAGTATGGAAAGTCCATGTGAGATGAATAGTAATTCAGTAAACCTTCACGTTAAGTACTATCTCCAGGTCTACGTGCACTCCCTTATCTGCATTGTAGGTTTCATTGGCAATGTCCTGGTGATCCTTACATATGCTTTCTATAAGCGCACCAAGTCCATGACAGATGTTTACCTACTTAACGTGGCCATAGCAGATGTCCTGTTTGTAGTGGCCCTGCCTCTGATCATCTTTAGTGAGCAGAGTGGCTGGGCATTGGGTGATTGGTCCTGCAAGCTGTTGCGTGGAGTCTACAGCATCAACCTGTACAGCGGCACCCTACTGCTGGCTTGCATCAGTTTAGACCGCTATTTGGCTATTGTACAAGCTCGCCGCTCTTTCAGATTCCGCTCAAGCATGATGGTCTACAGTTACGTGATCTGTTCAGTAGTCTGGCTTTTAGCCTTGCTCCTGACTTTGCCCACTTTCATCTACTATGAACGCTACAAACTCAGTGAAACATTCAATACAACATTTCTAGAATATACAGAGATTTCTGATGGTACATACTTGACTGAGGAGCCTTGGACTTCAACTTCTTCACTTCCACTCAACTTGCAAGAGGAGAAACACGTTTGCTTCTTCCGCTTCAAGGACAACAACACTGCAAAGCAGGTCAAGGTACTAGCGCCAAGTGCCCAGGTGGCTATAGGGTTTTGCTTACCATTGCTGATCATGGGCTTCTGCTACTCCAGTGTGGTGTTCACACTCCTGCGTGCCAAGAACTTCCAAAGGCACAAGGCTGTGCGTGTGGTCCTGACTGTGGTGCTGGTCTTTGTCATCTGTCATCTGCCTTACAATGCAGCACTGCTCTACGACATCATTTACATGTTCTCCAGTACAGAATGCAGCGATTATaacaacacacacctgctgctgACCCTCACAGAAAGCCTGGCCTACCTGCACTGCTGCCTTAACCCACTGCTCTATGCCTTCATTGGTGTCAAATTCAGGAACCACTTCCGCAAGGTTGTGGAGGACCTCTGGTGCCTTGGGAAGAGCTACATCGGGGCACGGCGCACCTCACGAATCACCTCTGAGGCATACTTATCTTCCCGAAGGTCTGTAGACAGCTCAGGGAACGAAAACGGCACCTCCTTCACCATGTAA